One genomic segment of Salarias fasciatus chromosome 8, fSalaFa1.1, whole genome shotgun sequence includes these proteins:
- the sbk1 gene encoding serine/threonine-protein kinase SBK1 — translation MQDHGGERQVASSLPHGVKASLSLSPSGPGRVGSGGGSPTSKVGYCGGVPVEDMQALAITSLSAADVAKQYEHIRELGKGTYGKVDLVAHRTQGTKIALKFVTKNKTKLKSFLREYSLTGSLSCSPFIIKVLDVLFETEDSYVFGQEYAPAGDLFDIIPPQVGLPEEMVKRCMQQLGLALDFMHSKSLVHRDVKPENVLLFDRECRRIKLADFGMTRRVGCRVKRVSGTIPYTAPEVCRASRTEGFLVATSLDVWAFGVLVFCMLTGNFPWEAALPADAFYEEFRRWQKAGCPAGTYPSQWRRFTDDALRMFQRLLASEPEKRCGVKDVFCFVKYELVSELRRRASCRAKRGERSSSGVCTGSCSSSSSSSTPRPSHRHPEPSTPPGTSCLRPAPLKRSVLSDPLSPREESGQHQSPGRDKNKSQMVMATAIEICV, via the exons ATGCAGGAccatggaggagagagacaggtcGCCAGCAG ttTGCCCCACGGCGTCAAGGCgagcctgtctctctctccgtccGGCCCGGGGCGGgtgggcagcggcggcggctcccccACGTCCAAGGTGGGCTACTGCGGCGGCGTCCCGGTGGAGGACATGCAGGCCCTGGCCATCACCTCGCTGTCGGCAGCAGACGTAGCCAAACAGTACGAGCACATCCGCGAGCTGGGGAAAGGAACGTACGGCAAAGTGGACCTGGTGGCACACAGGACGCAGG GCACCAAGATAGCGCTGAAGTTTGTTACCAAGAACAAGACGAAGCTGAAGAGTTTCCTGCGGGAATACAGCCTGACAGGCTCGCTTAGCTGCAGCCCCTTCATCATCAAAGTCCTGGACGTGCTTTTTGAGACGGAGGACAGCTACGTGTTCGGACAGGAGTACGCCCCCGCCGGGGACCTCTTCGACATCATACCCCCACAG gtgggTCTGCCGGAGGAGATGGTGAAGCGCTGCATGCAGCAGCTGGGCTTGGCTCTGGACTTCATGCACAGCAAGAGTTTGGTGCACCGGGACGTCAAGCCCGAGAACGTGCTCCTGTTCGACCGCGAGTGCCGCCGCATCAAGCTGGCCGACTTCGGCATGACGCGCCGGGTGGGCTGCCGCGTCAAGCGGGTGAGCGGCACCATCCCGTACACGGCGCCGGAGGTGTGCCGCGCCAGCCGCACCGAGGGCTTCCTGGTGGCCACCAGCCTGGACGTGTGGGCGTTCGGCGTGCTGGTCTTCTGCATGCTGACGGGCAACTTCCCCTGGGAGGCGGCGCTGCCGGCCGACGCCTTCTACGAGGAGTTCCGGCGCTGGCAGAAGGCGGGCTGCCCCGCGGGGACGTACCCGTCGCAGTGGCGCCGCTTCACCGACGACGCCCTGCGGATGTTCCAGAGGCTGCTGGCCTCCGAGCCGGAGAAGCGCTGCGGGGTCAAGGACGTCTTCTGCTTCGTCAAGTACGAGCTGGTCAGCGAGCTGAGGCGCCGGGCGTCCTGCCGCGCCAAACGGGGCGAGAGGTCGAGCTCGGGGGTGTGCACCGGCAGctgctcgtcctcgtcctcgtcctccactcCGCGCCCGTCCCACAGACACCCCGAGCCCTCCACCCCGCCGGGGACGTCCTGCCTGCGCCCGGCGCCGCTCAAACGCAGCGTCCTGTCCGACCCGCTGTCTCCCAGGGAGGAGTCCGGGCAGCACCAGTCCCCGGGCCGGGACAAGAACAAGAGCCAGATGGTGATGGCGACAGCCATAGAGatctgtgtgtga